In Kangiella koreensis DSM 16069, the DNA window TTTTTATCTACCATCAAAGCCACAGGCTCAGGAACTGGCAGTCCTTTTTTGTACATCTTTTTAAGTAAAGAAAGCTCACGATATGCTCGTGTTCTTTTTAAGCCTGTGAATAGATAAGAGTCCTCAACCCACTTCGATAGAATACCGCCCCGGTAGTATTTTCGAAGCACGAACTGCTCGTCCTGCTGTTGAAAAAACCAGGTGGTACTTCGTCCAGTTGAGTGTCCAATGATAGCTCCCTGCTCTGCTAATACTTTTGAGTCAAACCAGTCACTAGTAACTTTGTCGCGGTAGCGCTTGGTTGTCACCAGGAACCGATTTCTGTCAACTTGTTGAATTTTCACAGAAACGTAAACGGGACTGATGGTTGGTTTATGGCTTACTATACATTAAAATCGACGCAAGTCCCTAATTTTCAAGGTCATACTGTGTTAGAAAACTTTCCTCAGTCGCCACAAGCAATTTGCATTTTGCGCCTTTCAGCTATTGGCGATGTGTGTCATGCAGTATCGACCGTCCAAGCCATTCAACGACAATATCCCGAAGCATTGATCACCTGGGTTATTGGCAAAGTGGAGGCGCAGCTACTAAAGCATTTACCTGACGTTGAATTTGTCATCTTCGATAAAAGTAAGGGCATTAAAGCGTATGCTGAGCTGCGTAATGCTATGAAGGGACGCGAATACGATATTTTGCTGCACATGCAACTGGCTTTACGTGCCAATCTTGCTGCTTACTTTATTCCTGCCAAGATAAAATTAGGCTTTGAGAAAAAACGCAGTAAAGAACTGCACTCGCTGTTTGTTAACGAGCATATTACCGACAGTAAAGGCATGCATGTATTGGAAGGCTTTCGAAATTTTGCCCGTGCTATTGGCGTGCCAGACAGTCAGCCCTTATGGAATATCCCACTGCCGCACGAAGTCGAATTGTGGGCCGACAATCAATTGCCTCAGGAATCATTCATGGTGATATCACCTGGCGCCAGCAAAGCGGAGCGAAACTGGCTCGCAGCCCGATACGCTAAAGTCGCAGATTATTGTCACGCCAAAGGTTTCACTATAGTTATGACCGGTGGGCCAAGTGCTATGGAACGCTCGCTGGGAGATAGTATTTTAAGCCACACCAAATCTCCTATCATTGATTTAATAGGCAATACCAATTTAAAGCAATTATTGGCGGTTTTGAAAGCTGCCAAATTTGTTATCGCTCCGGACTCAGGCCCTGCACACATGGCTGTCACACAAGGTACGCCTGTGATTGGTCTGTACGCACATAGCAACCCGCAACGAACCGGGCCCTATTTATATTTAGACTATGTTGCCGATGCTTATACCGCATCAGCAACACAGCAACTCAATTGCTCGGTCAACGAACTGCCATGGGGTTATCGATTGAAAGGCGACAACCTGATGCAACAGATTACTGTTGAACAGGTAACCCACTTAATTGACCAGGTGATGCAAGACTTTCTAAATGAAAATATTGTAGACCAGAATAGTGGCCAATAAGACAGCAACTACACCCTGACAGACATTTAAAAACACATCTTCGGCATCATACTCATGCACATGTTTAGGCTTAACTATTTTAGTTTTCATGGATTCTCCTTGCTTTCGCTGTTATCCAATGAGACTTCAGTATTTAACAAAAACTCAGCATTGTCCTGTCTGTTTCCCGAACTTTTTAACTGGCTTAAAAAGCAATGATTTAGATCAATGTTCAGAAATTTTAAGATGCTGTCGAACAGACTTTCTTCAGACTTCTGTGACAAAAACAAAACAACTGTTACACGAACAGTATAATCATTACCTGCATTAGAATAGCTATCACTAGGATGAGTAAAAGAACTTTTAGTTTTTGGTTAAGTGAACGATGTGTTGTTATCTGATTCTTCTTTTTGTTTTCGTTAACAAAGAGCTCTATGTTAAGTAGCTTTAATTCAGAACTCTGAACAGGCCTTTTAACTTTTTTTTCGGCCCCTATACTGTTTTTCTTTCCGATGCCTATGTTTGAGTATCCATTTTGCTCAAGCCCCATGCTAACGCCATGACTTTTTAAGCAATCATCATGACGCCTACCGTGACTAATCAGTGACGCTGAATTCAGCACCTTATACGAAGGGTTGTTGTATAACATATACCCTTGCCGAGCTATTGTTTTCAGCTCTGGGCTACGATGCTCAGCCACCTGTCGGAAAGTTTTACGTAACTTGGAGATACTGCAGTAAATTGCATCATCACTAATTGAAACTCCATGCCAGACTTCCTCAAACAATGTATCTTTAGTGACAAGTTCTCCAGCATGTTCATTCAGGCATACTAGTACTTGCATCACTTTTGGTTCCAGTTCAAATATCTTTTCATCAATCGATAGCTGGTTCAGGGCAGGGTCAACCTGCCAATCGACCAGTTGGAAACCTCCAGAAAGGTGCTGTTGCATCGCCATTTCCTTGTCTTTTGACGTGGGCCTGAATGTTTTGAGGGCTAGTATTACTCATTCCGACAGGTTAGACCGTCAAAACAAAATAAAGTTATTTTTCGTATCAAATGATACTAAAAATCAACATACCAACCAAAAGTAGTGCGATTATTACCCAGCAGACGTCAAGAAAAACATCCTCCAGATCTAAGCGAAAGGTTTTTTTAGTATTAGTGTTCATAATGGTACTCCTTGTACTAGGTTGTTAATAGCAAAATATGCTTGTTCTGTACCTATATGACACGACTTTTGAA includes these proteins:
- a CDS encoding glycosyltransferase family 9 protein, whose protein sequence is MAYYTLKSTQVPNFQGHTVLENFPQSPQAICILRLSAIGDVCHAVSTVQAIQRQYPEALITWVIGKVEAQLLKHLPDVEFVIFDKSKGIKAYAELRNAMKGREYDILLHMQLALRANLAAYFIPAKIKLGFEKKRSKELHSLFVNEHITDSKGMHVLEGFRNFARAIGVPDSQPLWNIPLPHEVELWADNQLPQESFMVISPGASKAERNWLAARYAKVADYCHAKGFTIVMTGGPSAMERSLGDSILSHTKSPIIDLIGNTNLKQLLAVLKAAKFVIAPDSGPAHMAVTQGTPVIGLYAHSNPQRTGPYLYLDYVADAYTASATQQLNCSVNELPWGYRLKGDNLMQQITVEQVTHLIDQVMQDFLNENIVDQNSGQ
- a CDS encoding winged helix-turn-helix domain-containing protein, with the translated sequence MQQHLSGGFQLVDWQVDPALNQLSIDEKIFELEPKVMQVLVCLNEHAGELVTKDTLFEEVWHGVSISDDAIYCSISKLRKTFRQVAEHRSPELKTIARQGYMLYNNPSYKVLNSASLISHGRRHDDCLKSHGVSMGLEQNGYSNIGIGKKNSIGAEKKVKRPVQSSELKLLNIELFVNENKKKNQITTHRSLNQKLKVLLLILVIAILMQVMIILFV